In one window of Musa acuminata AAA Group cultivar baxijiao chromosome BXJ3-2, Cavendish_Baxijiao_AAA, whole genome shotgun sequence DNA:
- the LOC103976535 gene encoding protein MKS1-like, giving the protein MDPSESRPSPRRELQGPRPAPLRVSKDSYKIKKPPVAPSHHSQPPADLPPRPPPQQHRDPVIIYAVSPKIIHTDPSEFMTLVQRLTGSNSGSQFPPPPSPPGGALSPAARIASFEKATSSPRAASVDQWEIDRPASFPGILSPVPASLPPISPNLFSPSFDPSVLSFLHDLSPAFATTINSGNRSFFDGGSNYSSSPATNLLSTPTLPSPGAFWDLMSQFPDM; this is encoded by the coding sequence ATGGATCCCTCGGAGTCCCGGCCGTCGCCGCGGCGTGAGCTGCAGGGCCCGCGACCTGCTCCTCTCAGGGTCAGCAAGGACTCCTACAAGATCAAGAAGCCCCCCGTGGCCCCGTCCCACCACTCCCAACCCCCGGCGGATCTGCCGCCTCGGCCACCCCCGCAGCAGCACCGGGACCCGGTCATCATCTACGCCGTCTCGCCCAAGATCATCCACACCGATCCCAGCGAGTTCATGACGCTGGTCCAACGACTCACCGGCTCCAACTCCGGCTCCCAGTTCCCGCCACCGCCGTCGCCGCCCGGCGGCGCGCTCTCTCCCGCCGCCCGCATCGCCTCGTtcgaaaaggcgacgtcgtcgcCACGAGCGGCTTCCGTGGACCAGTGGGAAATTGACCGGCCTGCTTCCTTCCCGGGGATCCTGTCGCCGGTTCCGGCGTCGCTCCCCCCGATATCTCCCAACCTCTTCTCTCCCTCGTTCGACCCGAGTGTGCTCAGCTTCTTGCATGACCTGAGTCCAGCTTTCGCCACCACCATCAACAGCGGCAATCGGAGCTTCTTCGATGGAGGAAGCAACTACTCGTCCAGTCCTGCTACCAACTTGCTGTCAACTCCTACTCTTCCTTCTCCCGGAGCTTTCTGGGATCTGATGAGCCAATTCCCAGATATGTAG